From the genome of Lentisphaera araneosa HTCC2155:
GGTTATTATTTATAAGCGCTGTCCATGCCGAGTTGGGGGCTCAGCTATTACAATAGATAAAACTTAGTAAACTTCGCGACTTGGCGAGAAGAATTTTACTGACCTTCACATCTAATCCAATTCTTTGATAGATAACTTCCTATACCAAACGGGATGACCGTGATACTGCAGTCCAAAGTGACCTTTACGGGGCAAGTCTTTTAAAGGAATTTTAAATTTATTTTTAGAGCCATCAGGATTCTTTTTTGGTGTATCCCATTCTTCGATATTAAGGTTTTGAATTTCC
Proteins encoded in this window:
- a CDS encoding 3-keto-disaccharide hydrolase yields the protein VGSLYDAKEPSSITVKPDGEWNTMVLTCEGPNIKVVLNGVEIQNLNIEEWDTPKKNPDGSKNKFKIPLKDLPRKGHFGLQYHGHPVWYRKLSIKELD